In a genomic window of Primulina huaijiensis isolate GDHJ02 chromosome 10, ASM1229523v2, whole genome shotgun sequence:
- the LOC140986944 gene encoding WAT1-related protein At1g68170-like gives MEFSTRILNTLQEMKATLLMVLVQIIFAVVNLAYRLATNDGMNLSILVAYRFMFGAAFIAPIAFFAERKKRPKLTRRIAFYSFLCGLFGGALLHNLFLKSLTLTSATFVSAMINLVPAITFVIAIFFRLEGFGWNTSSGKAKVFGTLLEIGGAMLITFYKGPDLNLWRTHINLLETTKSHQHPSTQIQNHNLVFGALLAVCSCVCYSVWLIVQAKAAELYPCPYSITAMMAFWASIQGVIFALCMERDWSQWTMGWDIRLFTASFAGFLGSGLVFPLVAWCVSLRGPVFVSAFNPMMLVLVAVAGSLFFQEKLYLGLLLGGILIVGGLYIVLWGKGQELKKVTQLVPEEDRDKGIEVVVSGRSGSSRWSCASRKDLEASERRDEARISQTLTGFNMIL, from the exons ATGGAGTTCAGTACGAGGATTTTGAATACCTTACAAGAGATGAAGGCGACCCTGTTGATGGTTTTGGTGCAAATCATATTTGCCGTCGTAAATCTCGCATATAGATTGGCTACAAACGACGGCATGAATCTATCTATTCTGGTGGCTTACAGATTCATGTTCGGTGCCGCTTTCATTGCTCCCATCGCATTTTTTGCTGAAAG GAAAAAGAGGCCGAAGTTGACGAGGAGGATAGCCTTTTATTCATTTCTTTGTGGTTTATTTGG GGGAGCACTTTTACACAATCTTTTCTTGAAAAGTTTGACATTAACCTCTGCCACGTTTGTATCTGCCATGATAAATCTTGTTCCAGCGATCACATTTGTCATAGCCATTTTCTTTAG GTTGGAGGGATTTGGATGGAATACAAGCTCGGGCAAAGCAAAGGTATTCGGAACGTTATTGGAAATAGGTGGGGCAATGCTCATCACATTTTACAAAGGTCCAGATTTGAATCTCTGGCGCACCCACATAAATCTGCTTGAAACAACTAAATCCCATCAACATCCAAGTACACAGATTCAAAATCATAATCTTGTCTTTGGTGCACTTTTAGCCGTCTGTAGTTGTGTATGTTACTCCGTCTGGTTGATCGTTCAG GCTAAGGCGGCAGAATTGTATCCATGTCCCTACTCAATAACCGCCATGATGGCGTTTTGGGCGTCGATACAAGGCGTCATTTTCGCACTCTGCATGGAAAGGGATTGGAGCCAGTGGACAATGGGATGGGACATTAGGCTGTTTACTGCATCTTTTGCT GGATTTCTGGGCTCTGGATTGGTGTTTCCCCTAGTTGCCTGGTGCGTGTCCTTGAGAGGGCCAGTCTTTGTATCAGCCTTCAATCCCATGATGCTGGTGCTCGTAGCTGTTGCAGGATCTCTGTTCTTTCAAGAAAAGCTGTATCTTGGATT GTTGCTTGGTGGGATTTTGATCGTAGGAGGATTATACATTGTCCTGTGGGGAAAAGGGCAGGAACTAAAGAAGGTAACACAGTTGGTGCCGGAAGAAGATCGAGACAAGGGAATAGAGGTAGTCGTCTCGGGAAGGAGTGGTAGTAGTCGTTGGAGCTGCGCCAGCAGAAAGGATTTGGAGGCATCGGAACGGAGAGACGAAGCAAGAATTAGCCAGACTCTAACTGGTTTTAACATGATACTATAG
- the LOC140985621 gene encoding cytochrome b-c1 complex subunit 6-1, mitochondrial-like isoform X2, which produces MADDEPVDPKRELEDRCKAPCARPLKEYQACAKRIQGDESGHKHCTGQYFDYWRCVDNCAATKLFSHLK; this is translated from the exons AT GGCAGATGATGAGCCTGTAGATCCAAAGAGGGAACTTGAAGACCGGTGCAAGGCACCATGTGCTAGGCCACTAAAAGAGTATCAG GCATGTGCTAAAAGAATTCAAGGTGATGAATCAGGGCACAAGCACTGTACTGGACAGTACTTTGATTATTGGCGCTGTGTCGATAATTGC GCTGCAACCAAGCTATTTTCGCATCTTAAATAA
- the LOC140986869 gene encoding uncharacterized protein — translation MGACASRSKVLKGEAVDAPEPQKEETVVATEVPEVATVKEEPAKLEEEKKEDSEAAKEEATSQPEAVETEESKAEPAEEKPAVVTPPAEAEAADKEEKKAEVVA, via the exons ATGGGTGCCTGCGCCAGTAGATCAAAGGTCTTGAAGGGTGAGGCCGTCGACGCCCCCGAACCGCAGAAGGAGGAAACAGTCGTCGCCACCGAAGTACCAGAGGTTGCCACCGTTAAAGAGGAGCCAGCCAAgctggaggaggagaagaaagaaGAT AGTGAAGCAGCGAAAGAGGAGGCGACCTCCCAACCCGAAGCAGTAGAGACAGAGGAATCCAAGGCTGAGCCGGCGGAGGAGAAGCCCGCCGTCGTCACACCACCAGCTGAGGCTGAGGCAGCTGATAAGGAGGAGAAGAAAGCCGAAGTGGTGGCATAA
- the LOC140985621 gene encoding cytochrome b-c1 complex subunit 6-1, mitochondrial-like isoform X1, with amino-acid sequence MIIARLLCFRVYIPTLYDEPVDPKRELEDRCKAPCARPLKEYQACAKRIQGDESGHKHCTGQYFDYWRCVDNCAATKLFSHLK; translated from the exons ATGATTATTGCAAG GTTGCTTTGCTTTAGAGTTTACATTCCTACGCTAT ATGATGAGCCTGTAGATCCAAAGAGGGAACTTGAAGACCGGTGCAAGGCACCATGTGCTAGGCCACTAAAAGAGTATCAG GCATGTGCTAAAAGAATTCAAGGTGATGAATCAGGGCACAAGCACTGTACTGGACAGTACTTTGATTATTGGCGCTGTGTCGATAATTGC GCTGCAACCAAGCTATTTTCGCATCTTAAATAA
- the LOC140986055 gene encoding glycine-rich RNA-binding protein RZ1A-like → MSDEAEYRCFIGGLSWSTSDRVLKEAFDKFGHLREAKVVIDRVSGRSRGFGFVTFDDKKAMEEAIDAMHGFDLDGRSITVEKAQPNQGSGRDYDNDRSRDRDRGRDHDRDREYGSGRGGSGGGGGGGGGGGGDCFKCGKPGHFARECPGDGGRSGKYGGREDRYGAGGGGRYGPDRGGDRYSGRNRDNGGRGGGDRYSRDRSGPYDRRGGGGY, encoded by the exons ATGTCAGATGAGGCTGAATATCGATGCTTCATTGGTGGCCTATCGTGGTCAACATCTGATCGAGTTCTGAAAGAAGCATTTGACAAGTTTGGTCATCTTCGAGAGGCAAAG GTGGTTATTGACAGGGTCTCCGGTCGCTCCCGTGGCTTTGGATTTGTCACTTTTGATGATAAGAAAGCCATGGAAGAGGCCATTGATGCTATGCATGGGTTTGACTTGGATGGCCGAAGCATAACTGTTGAGAAAGCCCAACCAAACCAAGGTTCAGGCAGAGATTATGATAATGATCGCTCTCGTGATCGAGATCGTGGGCGTGATCATGATCGCGACCGTGAATATGGAAGCGGGAGGGGAGGtagcggtggtggtggtggtggtggtggtggtggtggtggtgattGCTTTAAGTGCGGAAAGCCAGGGCACTTCGCTAGGGAGTGTCCTGGTGATGGTGGTAGAAGTGGTAAATATGGGGGAAGGGAAGATCGATATGGTGCTGGAGGCGGTGGTCGCTATGGTCCTGATCGTGGTGGAGATAGATATAGTGGCCGTAACCGCGATAATGGTGGTCGTGGAGGAGGTGACCGATATAGCCGAGACCGTTCAGGGCCCTATGATCGCCGAGGCGGGGGCGGTTACTGA